From one Budorcas taxicolor isolate Tak-1 chromosome 21, Takin1.1, whole genome shotgun sequence genomic stretch:
- the LOC128067022 gene encoding tumor necrosis factor alpha-induced protein 2-like encodes MLKMLTFFQGLPGQQPVSGAPDFPRSAQKLPSTSEAESEASMSEASSEDLVPSLEVEAAADRDEDEAGKKKKKSKGLATMFSVFTKGRKKKGQPSLAETEGEPEPSPRPPAQLPTVEELKADLERGRLEAAGPLLALELELQEAAAGLASEEELVRRQSKVEALYALLRDQVLGLLRRPLEAAPERLRQALAVLAEQERQDRAAAAAGPPGCPGLAATRPRGWLQLWRDGVAQAAAERLSRRPPADAEGRTEAERAFLHMGRTMKEDLEAVVERLKPLFPADFHVVAAYAESYHAEFAAQLAALTQFELCPRDTSMLLLWVQNLYPNDILNSPKLSPELQGVRLGTLLPQTQIRLLEATFLSNEVASIRELTARALELESERWTKDEAPQRLDGRCHSELAIDIIQIISQGQDKAESITLDLGTQIKPLLLEELARFLRSYQRAFDDFLERCRQLRNYRANVIANINNCCPFQTSVEQRWQTPPDLRSSLLRPLNELKSHGFDTLLQSLFGDLKPLFKKFTQTRWAAPQQILEEIVSAVAERMPEFSELQDCFREELLEAVHLHLVKEYITRLCKRRLVLKTAEQQQQLAGLVQANAQHIQQFCAQNGSPATWLHHALPTLAEIIRLQDPSAIKIEVATYATLYPDFSKGHLSAILAIKGNLSSSDAKSIRSILDINTGAHEPSKALFSLIKVG; translated from the exons ATGCTGAAGATGCTGACCTTCTTCCAAGGACTCCCAGGCCAGCAGCCTGTGTCCGGGGCCCCTGACTTCCCCAGAAGTGCCCAGAAGTTGCCCTCTACCTCAGAGGCAGAGTCTGAGGCCTCCATGTCGGAGGCCTCCTCCGAGGACCTAGTGCCATCCCTGGAGGTTGAGGCGGCCGCGGACAGGGATGAAGACGAGGCcggcaagaagaagaagaagtcgAAAGGCCTGGCAACCATGTTCAGCGTCTTCACCaaagggaggaagaagaagggtCAGCCCAGCTTAGCAGAGACTGAGGGCGAGCCTGAGCCCAGTCCGCGGCCGCCTGCCCAGCTGCCCACAG TGGAGGAGCTCAAGGCCGACCTGGAGCGCGGGCGGCTGGAGGCGGCGGGGCCGCTGCTGGcgctggagctggagctgcagGAGGCCGCGGCGGGCCTCGCGAGCGAGGAGGAGCTGGTGCGGCGCCAGAGCAAGGTGGAGGCGCTGTATGCGCTGCTGCGTGACCAGGTGCTAGGGCTGCTGCGCCGGCCGCTGGAAGCGGCGCCCGAGCGGCTGCGCCAGGCGCTGGCCGTGCTGGCCGAGCAGGAGCGCCAGGaccgcgcggcggcggcggcggggccccCGGGGTGCCCGGGGCTGGCGGCCACGCGGCCCCGAGGCTGGCTGCAGCTGTGGCGGGACGGCGTGGCGCAGGCGGCCGCGGAGCGCCTGAGCCGGCGGCCGCCCGCGGACGCCGAGGGCCGCACGGAGGCCGAGCGCGCCTTCCTGCACATGGGCCGCACCATGAAGGAGGACCTGGAGGCCGTGGTGGAGCGCCTCAAGCCGCTCTTCCCCGCCGACTTCCACGTGGTGGCCGCCTACGCCGAGAGCTACCACGCGGAATTCGCGGCCCAGCTGGCGGCCCTGACGCAGTTCGAGCTGTGCCCGAGAGACACCTCCATGCTGCTGCTCTGGGTGCAGAACCTCTACCCCAA TGACATCCTCAACAGCCCCAAGCTGTCACCCGAGCTGCAGGGAGTCAGACTGGGGACCCTCCTGCCTCAGACCCAGATCCGGCTGCTAGAGGCCACGTTCCTCTCCAACGAGGTG gccagcataAGGGAGCTGACAGCCCGAGCTCTGGAGCTGGAGTCGGAGCGCTGGACCAAGGATGAGGCCCCACAGAGGCTGGACGGCCGCTGCCACAGTGAGCTGGCCATCGACATCATCCAG aTCATTTCCCAGGGCCAGGACAAGGCCGAGAGCATCACCCTGGACCTGGGCACGCAGATAAAGCCCTTGCTGTTGGAAGAGCTGGCCAGGTTCCTCAGGAG CTACCAGCGCGCCTTTGATGACTTTCTGGAGCGATGCAGACAGCTGCGAAATTACAGGGCCAATGTCATCGCTAACATCAACAACTGCTGCCCTTTCCA AACGTCTGTGGAGCAGAGGTGGCAGACACCACCAGACCTCCGGAGCTCCCTGCTGAGGCCCCTGAATGAGCTAAAAAGCCATGGCTTTGACACTCTGCTCCAGAGCCTGTTTGGGGACCTGAAG CCGCTGTTCAAGAAGTTCACGCAGACCCGCTGGGCTGCCCCCCAGCAGATCCTGGAGGAAATTGTCTCTGCCGTGGCCGAGAGGATGCCTGAGTTCTCAGAGCTGCAGGACTGCTTCCGAGAG GAGCTGCTGGAGGCGGTCCACCTGCAcctggtaaaggagtacatcacccGCCTCTGCAAGCGGCGCCTGGTCCTCAAGACggcggagcagcagcagcagctggcggGGCTCGTCCAGGCCAACGCCCAGCACATCCAGCAGTTCTGCGCCCAGAAC GGCTCCCCGGCCACCTGGCTGCACCACGCCCTCCCCACGCTTGCCGAGATCATTCGCCTGCAAGACCCCAGTGCCATCAAGATCGAGGTGGCCACGTATGCCACCTTGTACCCTGACTTCAG CAAGGGCCACCTGAGTGCCATCCTGGCCATCAAGGGGAACCTGTCCAGCAGTGACGCCAAGAGCATCCGCAGCATTCTAGACATCAACACGGGGGCACACGAGCCCTCCAAGGCTCTATTTTCGCTTATAAAGGTTGGTTAG